In the Pseudanabaena sp. PCC 7367 genome, one interval contains:
- a CDS encoding adenylate/guanylate cyclase domain-containing protein, translated as MPYLIQDPDSSDERVYNLHSGSNSLGRGYDNSIVVLDNHKSLSRHHAEIIVTGDHATLTDLNSRNHTFVNNRRIDRAELKDGDLVRCGDVVFKFLQDREFPTSPTAKPTVPPANEKAPTPTPTPMIAKLSGEHDDDDDEEIESPAGLSIVRQISPQQSRVEMQDLLNPAANPTTQGSILMLRQQDSNQRAVDKLQILLEVSKLLSEPDELEPLLDKILVLLFNIMNVDRAAILLVDRATDKLEQKAVKTRTGTATAARFYSKRITNYVRRHGDGVLIANASIDERFNLSESIVQQAIHSAMCVPMNPRDEVIGVMYVDNLSRCDVYSEEDLDFLVGLANQAAIAISNYQLYQDMQTEAIMRDKLERFFPRAVSQKLREEGNLEIVDTEVTALFCDISSFTEMSSKMEPRQVIEMLNEYFNLMVEDIVFKYEGTLEKYIGDALLAVWGAPYSETDDADRAIHAAIDMQKAVGILNQQWASRRNLEIKIHIGLNSGMVAAGNIGSDKLIQYATIGDTTNVTSRICGVAQADEIVIAQSTLERISDRSLKFEKMDLVRVKGKAEPLQLYKVLW; from the coding sequence ATGCCATATCTAATTCAAGATCCCGACTCATCCGATGAACGAGTATATAACCTGCATAGTGGCTCAAATAGCCTGGGACGAGGCTATGACAACAGCATTGTCGTGCTAGACAATCACAAGAGCCTTTCGCGTCACCATGCTGAAATTATAGTTACTGGCGATCATGCCACCCTGACCGATCTGAACAGTCGCAATCACACCTTTGTCAACAATCGACGCATCGATCGAGCCGAATTAAAAGATGGTGACCTGGTCAGGTGTGGTGATGTGGTGTTTAAATTTTTGCAAGACCGCGAATTTCCCACCTCCCCTACGGCCAAACCCACGGTGCCGCCAGCGAATGAGAAAGCGCCAACGCCTACGCCAACGCCAATGATTGCTAAGTTGTCCGGCGAGCATGATGATGACGATGACGAGGAAATTGAATCACCAGCCGGACTATCGATCGTGCGGCAAATATCGCCTCAGCAAAGTCGCGTCGAGATGCAAGACTTGCTCAACCCCGCAGCCAATCCCACCACCCAGGGCTCAATTTTAATGCTGCGGCAGCAAGACAGCAATCAGCGTGCCGTAGATAAGCTGCAAATTTTATTGGAAGTGAGTAAGTTATTGTCGGAGCCAGATGAGCTAGAACCATTGCTAGATAAGATTCTGGTGCTGCTATTTAACATTATGAATGTGGATCGGGCGGCGATCCTACTGGTCGATCGAGCCACCGATAAGCTGGAGCAAAAGGCAGTCAAAACCCGCACCGGTACTGCTACGGCGGCAAGATTCTATAGCAAGCGGATTACTAATTATGTGCGGCGGCATGGCGATGGCGTGTTAATTGCCAATGCTTCGATCGATGAGCGGTTTAATCTCTCCGAATCGATTGTGCAACAGGCGATCCACAGTGCCATGTGTGTGCCGATGAACCCACGCGATGAAGTGATTGGCGTGATGTATGTGGATAATTTATCTCGTTGTGATGTCTATTCAGAAGAGGATTTAGATTTCCTAGTGGGGTTGGCCAACCAGGCAGCGATCGCGATTAGCAATTACCAGCTCTATCAGGATATGCAAACCGAAGCGATTATGCGCGACAAGCTAGAGCGCTTTTTTCCCAGAGCGGTTAGCCAGAAGCTACGCGAAGAAGGCAACCTGGAAATTGTTGACACTGAGGTGACCGCCCTGTTTTGTGACATTAGCAGCTTTACGGAAATGTCCTCAAAGATGGAACCGCGCCAGGTGATTGAAATGCTGAATGAGTATTTTAATTTAATGGTGGAAGATATTGTGTTTAAGTACGAGGGCACTTTAGAGAAATATATTGGTGATGCGTTGTTGGCGGTTTGGGGTGCGCCCTATAGTGAAACGGATGATGCCGATCGAGCGATCCATGCGGCGATCGATATGCAAAAAGCAGTGGGCATCCTCAATCAACAATGGGCAAGTCGGCGTAATTTAGAAATTAAAATTCACATTGGCCTCAATTCAGGCATGGTGGCAGCCGGTAACATTGGCTCAGATAAGTTAATTCAATATGCCACGATCGGCGATACGACCAATGTGACCAGTCGCATTTGCGGCGTGGCTCAGGCCGATGAAATTGTGATTGCCCAGTCCACCCTGGAACGAATTAGCGATCGGAGCTTAAAATTTGAAAAGATGGATCTGGTTAGGGTGAAAGGTAAGGCAGAACCGCTACAGTTATATAAAGTGCTGTGGTAA
- a CDS encoding C40 family peptidase, translated as MLNYDRLYHSNQNINLYSSPDLQELVTQVAGGLCLQVLSDLPDPLADIQKPIQVQLLADAYVGYLNPIDRHKLIAIASEDLDAYRPLALTRSEIESRIDQAIAFAKVAMACPNEYLWGGTVAPNYDCSGLVQAAFGSVGVQLPRDSYQQEAFLEPIEIAKLEPGDLIFFGSTTKTNHVAIYLGAGQYIHSSGKDSGRNGIAIDCLAGGDPIASKYAAQIRGAGRINHCYQGVWQAAAF; from the coding sequence ATGCTCAATTACGATCGCCTCTACCATAGTAACCAAAATATTAATCTATATAGCAGCCCTGATTTGCAGGAATTGGTTACCCAAGTAGCTGGGGGGCTTTGCTTACAAGTTTTAAGTGATTTACCTGATCCCTTGGCAGATATCCAAAAACCAATCCAGGTGCAATTATTGGCCGATGCCTATGTTGGTTATCTTAATCCGATCGATCGGCACAAATTAATCGCAATCGCGTCTGAGGATCTTGATGCCTATCGGCCACTAGCATTAACCAGATCCGAGATTGAGTCACGCATTGACCAGGCGATCGCCTTTGCAAAAGTAGCAATGGCATGTCCAAATGAATATCTTTGGGGTGGCACGGTTGCCCCAAATTATGATTGTTCTGGACTAGTGCAGGCTGCCTTTGGCTCAGTGGGGGTGCAACTACCCCGTGATTCTTATCAGCAGGAAGCTTTCCTAGAACCGATCGAGATCGCTAAACTAGAGCCAGGAGATTTGATCTTTTTTGGCAGCACCACTAAAACTAACCATGTGGCGATCTATCTAGGTGCAGGGCAATATATCCATAGTTCCGGCAAAGATAGTGGCCGCAACGGTATTGCGATCGATTGCCTGGCCGGTGGCGATCCGATCGCCAGCAAGTATGCCGCTCAAATTCGTGGCGCTGGTCGGATTAACCATTGCTATCAGGGTGTTTGGCAAGCAGCAGCGTTTTAG
- the argB gene encoding acetylglutamate kinase, with protein MLSNSDRVQVLSEALPYMQKFAGRTIVVKYGGAAMKEASLREQVMRDVVFMSIVGLRPVLVHGGGPEINTWLGKLNIEPQFINGLRVTDEATMDVVEMVLVGRVNKQIVNMINMAGGSAVGLCGKDGNLICARTQGREEIGFVGEVSGIDIKLVDTLIKAGHIPVISSVAADDKGQSYNINADTVAGEIAAALGAEKLILLTDIPGILQDYKDPGTLIRSLSIQQARGLIEEGIVAGGMIPKVQCCVRSLAQGVGGAHIIDGRVSHSLLLEIFTNSGVGTMLVASESNVSSCYI; from the coding sequence ATGCTTAGTAACAGCGATCGCGTCCAGGTTTTAAGTGAAGCTCTGCCCTATATGCAAAAGTTTGCGGGGCGCACCATTGTGGTTAAATATGGCGGCGCGGCGATGAAGGAAGCCAGCCTGCGCGAGCAAGTGATGCGCGATGTGGTGTTCATGTCGATCGTGGGCTTGCGGCCAGTGCTGGTGCATGGCGGTGGCCCGGAAATTAATACCTGGTTGGGCAAGCTGAATATTGAGCCACAGTTCATTAATGGCTTGCGGGTGACCGACGAAGCCACTATGGATGTGGTGGAAATGGTGCTGGTGGGTCGAGTCAACAAGCAGATCGTAAATATGATCAATATGGCTGGCGGCTCGGCGGTGGGGCTCTGTGGTAAAGATGGAAATTTAATTTGTGCGCGGACCCAAGGGCGCGAGGAAATAGGGTTTGTAGGTGAAGTATCTGGGATCGATATCAAATTAGTCGATACGCTGATTAAGGCTGGCCATATTCCGGTTATTTCCAGTGTGGCCGCCGATGATAAGGGGCAATCCTATAACATTAATGCCGACACCGTGGCTGGAGAGATCGCCGCTGCCCTGGGAGCCGAAAAGCTGATTTTGCTAACCGACATTCCTGGCATCCTGCAAGATTACAAAGATCCTGGCACCCTGATTCGCAGCCTCAGCATTCAGCAGGCCAGAGGCTTGATCGAAGAGGGCATTGTGGCCGGGGGCATGATCCCAAAGGTGCAATGCTGCGTGCGATCGCTAGCCCAGGGTGTTGGCGGCGCGCATATTATTGATGGACGGGTGTCCCATTCTTTGCTATTGGAAATTTTCACCAACAGTGGCGTTGGCACTATGCTGGTTGCATCCGAGAGTAATGTTTCAAGCTGCTACATTTAG
- a CDS encoding low-complexity tail membrane protein, with amino-acid sequence MLPPNFSLTHQRRDPFLWFHVAAIAAVPLTLVLSMLGLAVGDPVFPAWLEITLLGLPPIALSVWLQSSQPMFPYSLWIKYRPADKLEDNQLRVLALLKSYATSWVAIVVGVFLYVVFRQIYIAAPLAASMTFLPAALRLVGVLWALVFFAVSVFLLQAGIAAARILIMPASEFMAVQPFDPADVAKSFLVVGQRSPKLFESALIALPGEREIENTTVELLEPPYGDEQAGSPTPNQSVAPDADVDADSDIGAVTKKGSPIDTIKQKLDQLLAEDSPISQIIAKVVALIPGQGAVQSTQPENQPDSTSESTAVSQAAEPEVTPEIEEPAAASASTSPETEAKSEEAEAEWDELDDLLNESNDASESSGVSSAAEPPNAPIDSDIDSDIDSDLDAEVEDSPAIEPPGEPESSDLDGSDDADNWVDDVTTSEVEAEIAEDTDPQDLPPVPVMVDPPIESDPATEPEIAEPEAVEPIAPTNETNEIDETITPETNDANDAGISDAEAAEPETAEQLWATSESPESPEESAANQSETVDQVDNDQQSEPEPDPDSESISPDMVLKRPQPPQE; translated from the coding sequence ATGTTGCCACCAAACTTCAGCCTCACCCATCAGCGCCGCGATCCATTCCTATGGTTTCATGTGGCTGCGATCGCTGCCGTGCCCCTCACCCTCGTGCTCAGCATGTTGGGGTTGGCGGTTGGCGATCCGGTATTTCCGGCCTGGCTGGAAATTACCTTGCTGGGTTTGCCGCCGATCGCCCTGTCGGTGTGGTTGCAAAGTAGCCAACCGATGTTTCCCTACAGCCTCTGGATCAAGTATCGCCCTGCCGACAAGCTAGAAGACAATCAACTGCGGGTATTAGCGCTGCTCAAAAGCTATGCTACTAGTTGGGTAGCGATCGTGGTGGGTGTGTTTTTGTATGTAGTCTTTCGGCAAATCTACATCGCTGCCCCCCTTGCTGCATCCATGACTTTCCTGCCAGCGGCGTTGCGACTGGTGGGGGTGCTGTGGGCACTGGTGTTCTTTGCGGTTAGTGTGTTTCTGTTGCAGGCGGGGATCGCGGCGGCGCGGATTTTGATTATGCCTGCCAGTGAGTTTATGGCAGTGCAGCCATTTGATCCGGCGGATGTGGCGAAGAGTTTTTTGGTGGTGGGGCAGCGATCGCCTAAATTATTTGAATCGGCGTTGATTGCTTTGCCTGGTGAGCGGGAAATTGAGAATACCACGGTCGAGTTGCTGGAGCCGCCCTATGGGGATGAACAAGCTGGATCGCCAACGCCTAATCAATCCGTTGCACCTGATGCTGATGTTGATGCTGATTCTGATATTGGGGCAGTAACGAAAAAAGGATCGCCGATCGATACGATCAAGCAAAAGCTCGACCAACTGCTGGCCGAAGATTCACCCATATCCCAAATAATTGCCAAGGTGGTGGCATTAATTCCTGGCCAGGGTGCGGTGCAGTCAACTCAACCTGAAAATCAACCAGATAGTACATCTGAATCTACTGCAGTGAGTCAAGCGGCTGAGCCTGAGGTTACGCCAGAGATAGAAGAACCAGCAGCAGCTAGTGCCAGCACATCCCCAGAAACAGAAGCCAAGTCCGAAGAGGCTGAGGCTGAGTGGGATGAATTGGATGATTTGCTTAATGAATCTAATGATGCTAGTGAATCTAGTGGAGTGAGTTCTGCGGCAGAACCACCCAATGCACCGATCGATTCAGATATCGATTCAGATATCGATTCGGATTTAGATGCCGAGGTGGAAGATAGCCCAGCGATCGAGCCGCCAGGTGAGCCAGAATCAAGCGATCTGGACGGTTCAGATGATGCCGATAATTGGGTGGATGATGTCACTACCAGTGAGGTAGAGGCAGAAATAGCCGAGGACACCGATCCTCAGGATCTGCCACCAGTCCCGGTAATGGTTGATCCGCCGATTGAATCTGATCCAGCAACCGAGCCAGAAATTGCTGAACCAGAAGCAGTTGAGCCGATCGCGCCTACAAACGAGACAAACGAAATAGACGAGACGATTACTCCTGAAACCAATGATGCTAATGATGCTGGCATTAGTGATGCAGAAGCAGCGGAGCCAGAAACAGCAGAACAATTGTGGGCAACTTCAGAATCTCCAGAATCTCCAGAAGAGTCGGCAGCTAATCAATCCGAAACGGTTGATCAAGTAGATAATGATCAGCAGTCTGAACCTGAACCTGATCCTGATTCAGAGTCAATCTCACCGGATATGGTGCTAAAGCGTCCTCAGCCACCCCAGGAATAA
- a CDS encoding calcium/sodium antiporter: MNLITIILFIAGFVLLVVGAEFLVKGAGSIARVLGISSLVVALTVVAYGTSAPEVAVSVSSTFNGYSNLAIGNVVGSNIANVLLVLGISATVAPLAVSKQLVRLDVPLMIALSLLLLFMGLDGKINRLDGAVLCLGAVAYTAFTLYYSFRQRQPHASEASEASEVEEAEKSENIGSETSEHGVQDLQGEPANSRLVQPSKLAGEPVIYPGAVRAAMRRYRFKLLSRLGKYLGFVVVGLLCLVLGSRWLVNGAIAFAQQIGVDELVIGLTIVAVGTSLPEIATALAASLRGEKDIAVGNVVGSNIFNILLVLGICSIITPNGITVSQPALTFDIPVMIAVAIAALPIFFSGYKIERWEGILFLAYYIAYTLYLFLNASDHQSLAAFNTIMLVFVLPLTTITLAIILITSLRQKQQH, from the coding sequence ATGAACCTGATCACAATTATTTTATTCATAGCTGGATTTGTGCTGCTGGTGGTGGGGGCAGAATTTCTGGTTAAAGGAGCAGGTAGCATTGCCAGGGTGTTGGGGATCTCCTCGCTGGTAGTGGCACTAACGGTGGTGGCCTATGGTACGAGCGCGCCTGAGGTAGCGGTTAGTGTTAGCTCAACATTTAATGGTTATTCAAATTTGGCGATCGGCAATGTGGTGGGTAGCAATATTGCAAATGTGTTATTGGTGTTGGGAATTTCGGCTACGGTTGCTCCTTTGGCCGTTTCCAAACAGCTAGTGCGCTTAGATGTACCATTGATGATCGCTCTGTCTTTGCTGCTTCTGTTCATGGGGCTTGATGGCAAGATCAATCGACTTGATGGTGCGGTGTTGTGCTTGGGAGCAGTTGCCTACACTGCGTTCACCCTTTATTACAGTTTTCGGCAGCGCCAGCCCCATGCTTCTGAGGCTTCTGAGGCTTCTGAGGTTGAAGAGGCTGAGAAGTCTGAGAATATAGGGTCAGAGACCAGTGAACATGGTGTTCAGGATTTGCAAGGAGAGCCAGCAAATTCAAGATTAGTTCAGCCCAGTAAACTAGCTGGTGAACCTGTTATATATCCTGGGGCAGTCCGGGCTGCGATGCGTCGTTATCGATTTAAATTGTTGTCCCGATTGGGTAAATATTTAGGTTTTGTGGTGGTGGGATTATTATGCCTGGTGCTGGGTTCGCGCTGGCTGGTGAATGGGGCGATCGCCTTTGCCCAACAAATTGGTGTGGATGAACTGGTGATTGGCTTGACGATCGTGGCGGTGGGGACTTCGCTGCCGGAGATCGCTACGGCTCTGGCCGCTAGCCTAAGGGGGGAAAAGGATATTGCGGTGGGCAATGTGGTGGGTAGCAATATTTTTAATATTTTGCTGGTACTTGGCATCTGCAGCATCATTACCCCCAATGGCATCACTGTTTCACAACCTGCCCTCACCTTTGATATTCCGGTGATGATTGCAGTGGCGATCGCCGCCTTGCCGATCTTTTTCAGCGGTTATAAAATCGAGCGCTGGGAAGGTATTCTGTTTTTAGCCTACTATATTGCCTATACCCTCTATTTATTCCTGAATGCTTCCGATCATCAATCCTTAGCCGCTTTTAATACAATTATGTTGGTGTTTGTGCTGCCACTCACCACAATCACGCTGGCGATTATTCTGATTACTAGCTTGCGCCAAAAGCAGCAGCACTAA
- a CDS encoding glycosyltransferase — protein MSRKLNLEVPSLQLLRSPQVGAEPNSSDRPLASHAADPSIFLSLVVPTYNEAANVGNLVRTICTLLDRYLPDRYELIIVDDNSPDRTWEKAQTLQPDYPQLVVIRRQQERGLATAVIRGWQQAQGNVLGVIDGDLQHPPEVLQKLITAIAAGADLAAASRYAGDGGVGSWNGVRQFLSRGAVRLALWILPEITSRLSDPMSGYFLVRREAIANQPLDPIGYKILLEVMGRGRIDRVAEVGYTFAERQEGESKVSWQHYQEFIRHLLRLRFATGNVPVGRMGRFLRFCLVGFSGVFVNIFGSFLLIRYAGLGKITSKTIAVAVAIVNNFIWNDVWTFSDASKFYTGWRSRLVRFLRFSFACGLGALIDIGIFALLDHFGMPWLAANLIAIAGSTAWNYLINLKFNWKTK, from the coding sequence GTGTCAAGAAAGTTGAACCTAGAAGTGCCATCGCTACAGCTATTACGATCGCCACAGGTTGGCGCTGAGCCTAATTCAAGCGATCGCCCTTTGGCTAGTCATGCCGCCGATCCGAGTATTTTTCTATCGTTAGTGGTGCCCACCTACAATGAAGCGGCCAATGTGGGCAATCTGGTGCGGACAATCTGCACCCTCCTCGATCGCTATTTGCCCGATCGCTATGAATTGATCATCGTTGACGACAATAGTCCCGATCGCACCTGGGAAAAGGCACAAACCCTGCAACCGGATTATCCACAATTGGTGGTGATCAGGCGACAGCAGGAACGAGGTTTGGCCACGGCAGTGATTCGCGGTTGGCAACAGGCTCAGGGTAATGTTTTGGGTGTGATCGATGGGGATTTGCAACACCCACCGGAAGTTTTGCAAAAATTAATTACCGCGATCGCAGCAGGGGCAGATCTGGCCGCGGCCAGTCGCTATGCCGGTGATGGCGGTGTCGGTAGCTGGAATGGGGTGCGCCAGTTTCTATCGCGGGGGGCGGTGCGTTTGGCATTGTGGATTTTGCCAGAAATCACCTCGCGCCTGTCTGATCCAATGAGTGGCTATTTTCTGGTGCGGCGCGAAGCGATCGCCAATCAACCACTCGATCCAATCGGCTACAAGATTTTGCTAGAGGTGATGGGGCGGGGCAGAATCGATCGGGTGGCGGAGGTGGGCTACACCTTTGCGGAACGCCAGGAAGGTGAGAGCAAGGTAAGCTGGCAGCACTACCAAGAATTTATTCGCCATTTACTGCGGCTGCGGTTTGCGACTGGTAATGTCCCAGTGGGCAGAATGGGGCGATTTTTGCGGTTTTGCCTGGTGGGCTTTAGCGGCGTATTCGTCAATATTTTTGGCTCATTTTTACTGATTCGCTATGCCGGATTGGGCAAAATAACTAGTAAAACCATTGCCGTAGCGGTGGCGATCGTTAATAACTTCATTTGGAATGATGTTTGGACTTTCAGTGATGCTAGCAAATTCTATACCGGCTGGCGATCGCGGCTGGTGCGATTTTTGCGGTTTAGCTTTGCCTGTGGTTTGGGGGCTCTAATTGACATTGGCATTTTTGCTTTGTTAGATCACTTCGGGATGCCCTGGTTGGCGGCGAACCTGATTGCGATCGCTGGCTCAACGGCCTGGAACTATCTGATTAACTTGAAGTTTAATTGGAAGACGAAATAG
- the miaA gene encoding tRNA (adenosine(37)-N6)-dimethylallyltransferase MiaA, with translation MSFPQPPGLIVVLGATATGKTSIAIKLAQEFNLPIISADSRQVYRHFDIGTAKPSQTEQAAIPHFLIDIAEPDQTLTLAEYQQQAQALIANFHDQGITPILVGGSGLYLKSVIAGMHIPRVAPQEELRAQLIALDQTYCYRLLEQLDPISAAKINIHDRIRTIRALEIFYVTGKPRSQLEYNDPPAYPICQIGMKAATIEQHRQWISNRVEWMLNQGWLDEIQQIQARYGDDLPLLKTLGYAEMSSYLADRLDLATAKQQTIIHTCQFAKRQRTWFRGTNNSFGKIHWLDSDSGDLAIANLADLIHNRENWQIHTDNN, from the coding sequence ATGTCTTTTCCCCAACCACCTGGCTTAATTGTGGTGCTAGGAGCCACTGCCACCGGCAAAACCAGCATTGCGATCAAGCTAGCGCAGGAGTTCAACTTACCGATCATCAGCGCTGACTCCCGTCAGGTCTATCGACATTTTGACATTGGCACTGCCAAACCAAGCCAGACCGAGCAGGCTGCGATCCCACATTTTTTGATTGACATTGCAGAGCCAGACCAGACCCTAACCCTGGCCGAATATCAACAGCAAGCCCAGGCGTTGATTGCCAATTTTCATGATCAGGGCATTACGCCAATTTTGGTGGGTGGCAGTGGTTTATATCTTAAATCGGTGATCGCAGGAATGCATATCCCCAGGGTTGCACCGCAAGAAGAGTTAAGGGCACAGTTGATCGCACTGGATCAGACCTATTGCTATCGCCTCCTCGAACAGCTTGATCCCATTAGCGCGGCCAAGATTAATATTCACGATCGGATCCGCACGATTAGAGCGCTGGAGATCTTTTATGTTACTGGCAAGCCTCGATCGCAATTGGAATATAACGATCCGCCTGCTTACCCGATCTGCCAGATTGGCATGAAAGCAGCCACGATCGAGCAACATCGCCAATGGATTAGTAATCGGGTCGAATGGATGCTGAACCAGGGCTGGTTAGATGAGATCCAACAAATCCAGGCCAGATATGGCGATGATTTACCATTACTAAAAACCTTGGGTTATGCCGAAATGAGCAGCTACCTAGCCGATCGCCTGGATTTAGCAACGGCTAAGCAGCAAACTATTATTCATACCTGTCAATTTGCCAAACGGCAGCGTACCTGGTTTCGGGGCACTAACAACAGCTTTGGCAAAATCCATTGGCTGGATAGTGACTCAGGTGATCTGGCGATCGCCAATCTAGCTGATTTGATCCATAACCGAGAAAATTGGCAGATACATACCGACAATAATTGA
- the mnmA gene encoding tRNA 2-thiouridine(34) synthase MnmA, protein MAEKVVVGLSGGVDSSVTAAILHDQGYAVTGLTLWLMKGKGQCCSEGMVDAAKICEQLGVPHEIVDIRDNFTQNIVDYLVTGYQAGITPLPCSRCNRAVKFGPMLTYAHDRLGIDKIATGHYARISQNPQTGRVQLRRAVDRNKDQSYFLYEVPQTELGHCLFPLGELTKAETRQIAAEFDLATATKPESQDLCLVESHGSMRDFLDKYINNQKGKIVDTTGQVLGEHDGIHHYTIGQRKGLGIAAAHPLYVVAINAGKNEVIVGDRGSAQAKECMVRLINWVSIAPTESPIRAEVQIRYRSTPAMATVMPLAGDRARIIFDEPQFSITPGQAAVWYDGDLLLGGGLIENNPLAN, encoded by the coding sequence ATGGCAGAAAAAGTAGTAGTAGGTTTATCCGGTGGGGTTGATAGTTCAGTGACGGCGGCGATCTTACATGATCAAGGCTATGCCGTAACTGGCCTCACCCTGTGGCTAATGAAAGGTAAGGGACAATGTTGCTCCGAAGGAATGGTGGATGCGGCCAAGATTTGCGAGCAATTGGGCGTTCCCCATGAAATTGTCGATATCCGCGATAACTTTACCCAGAATATTGTTGATTATCTGGTGACTGGCTACCAGGCTGGGATCACGCCATTGCCATGTTCGCGCTGCAATAGGGCGGTCAAATTTGGGCCAATGCTTACCTATGCCCACGATCGCCTTGGCATTGACAAGATCGCTACGGGGCACTATGCCAGAATTAGCCAAAATCCCCAAACTGGGCGCGTTCAACTGCGGCGGGCGGTCGATCGCAACAAGGATCAATCCTATTTTCTCTATGAAGTGCCCCAAACTGAACTGGGACATTGTTTGTTCCCCCTGGGCGAACTGACCAAAGCTGAAACCCGTCAGATTGCGGCGGAATTTGATCTGGCCACTGCCACTAAGCCGGAAAGCCAGGATCTTTGTTTGGTAGAATCCCACGGCTCGATGCGCGACTTTCTGGATAAATATATCAATAACCAGAAGGGCAAGATCGTGGATACGACTGGTCAGGTTCTGGGTGAACACGATGGCATCCATCACTATACGATCGGCCAACGGAAAGGACTAGGCATTGCGGCGGCACACCCATTGTATGTGGTGGCGATTAATGCGGGCAAAAATGAAGTGATCGTTGGCGATCGTGGCAGTGCCCAGGCCAAAGAATGCATGGTGCGATTGATTAACTGGGTATCGATCGCCCCAACCGAGAGCCCGATCCGCGCCGAAGTACAAATCCGTTATCGTTCCACTCCGGCAATGGCGACTGTGATGCCCCTGGCAGGCGATCGCGCCCGGATTATCTTCGACGAGCCGCAGTTTAGTATTACACCAGGACAAGCAGCGGTCTGGTACGATGGCGATCTACTGCTGGGTGGTGGCTTGATTGAGAATAATCCATTGGCTAATTAA
- a CDS encoding carbon-nitrogen hydrolase family protein: protein MKPYLAAAIQMTSVPDLNRNLAQAEDLVQMAVNRGAELVCLPENFSFLGDEDAKTTQAQTISDASYKFLVDTSKRYGITLLGGGFPVPVSESNGNGVSNASNGDRPTKVYNTAVLIGAEGQELARYQKMHLFDVDLPDGNTYRESETVLAGDQPPIVYRSTDLGGLGLSVCYDIRFPELYRHLALNGANVLLVPAAFTAYTGKFHWKVLLQARAIENTSYVIAPAQVGYHNALRQSHGHAMIVDPWGTVLADAGDKPGVAIAEINPMQIDQIRKQMPSLKHGTLKLAQV from the coding sequence ATGAAACCATATTTAGCTGCTGCAATCCAGATGACAAGTGTGCCGGACTTGAATCGAAATTTAGCCCAGGCGGAAGACCTGGTGCAAATGGCGGTCAATCGGGGTGCGGAGCTAGTGTGCTTACCGGAAAACTTCTCATTCTTGGGCGATGAGGATGCCAAAACCACCCAGGCACAAACTATCTCTGATGCTAGCTATAAGTTTTTGGTTGATACTTCTAAGCGCTATGGCATCACGCTCTTGGGCGGTGGCTTCCCGGTGCCGGTCAGTGAAAGTAATGGCAATGGGGTGAGTAATGCAAGTAATGGCGATCGCCCCACCAAGGTCTATAACACCGCCGTTCTGATTGGTGCCGAAGGACAAGAACTGGCTCGCTACCAGAAAATGCATTTGTTTGATGTGGATCTACCCGATGGCAATACATATCGGGAGTCGGAAACAGTGCTAGCAGGCGATCAACCACCAATCGTATATCGATCGACCGATCTTGGTGGGTTGGGGCTTTCGGTTTGTTATGATATTCGCTTCCCAGAGCTATACCGCCATTTGGCTTTGAATGGTGCCAATGTTTTATTAGTGCCCGCTGCATTTACTGCCTATACCGGTAAGTTTCATTGGAAAGTGCTGCTCCAGGCCAGGGCGATCGAAAATACCAGTTATGTGATCGCTCCGGCTCAGGTGGGCTATCACAATGCGTTGCGGCAATCCCACGGCCATGCCATGATCGTTGATCCCTGGGGCACAGTGTTGGCGGATGCGGGGGATAAACCGGGAGTGGCGATCGCGGAAATCAATCCCATGCAAATCGATCAAATCCGCAAGCAAATGCCTTCACTCAAGCACGGCACCCTAAAGCTGGCTCAGGTATAG